A window from Vulpes vulpes isolate BD-2025 chromosome 9, VulVul3, whole genome shotgun sequence encodes these proteins:
- the LOC112918532 gene encoding cilia- and flagella-associated protein 337-like: MSQSVQADSRTNEKQSEVCDCTYLEVNQNKCIIAVGWDKRINVHFDAPCDFHHFWKPQPHWQDDLNHGHREDILCVAQCPPFLLATSSYNGEIIIWNVISGHMYCKLNTPRPSDGAEDRKCR, encoded by the exons ATGAGTCAATCTGTTCAAGCTGATTCAAGAACCA ATGAAAAGCAAAGTGAAGTTTGTGATTGTACCTACTTGGAGGTGAACCAAAATAA GTGTATCATAGCTGTTGGATGGGACAAAAGAATAAATGTGCACTTT GATGCACCATGTGACTTTCATCACTTCTGGAAGCCTCAGCCACACTGGCAGGATGACCTG AACCATGGGCACAGGGAAGACATCCTCTGTGTGGCTCAATGCCCACCTTTTCTTCTTGCCACCTCCAGTTATAATGGGGAGATCATCATTTGGAATGTCATCTCAGGCCACATGTACTGTAAGCTGAATACTCCCAGACCCTCTGATGGTGCAGAAGACAGAAAATGTAGGTGA